A genome region from Sphingobium sp. WTD-1 includes the following:
- a CDS encoding phytase — MKPFALPLVSFLALAACATAEKEVPVAVRIANATPAVNVTARGETTPVGTPNADAADDPAIWRNAANPAASLIVGTDKKAGLYVYGLDGKTRDFLDAGRVNNVDLRDGVAVNGQTGILVVASDRNDVANAKLALFRLDSVTAKLTALGKVDAGRGEAYGICLYKAPEATYAFIVLKDGTIHQVALDASGATPTGRIVRSMKLGTQSEGCAVDDRTGILYVAEEDVGLWRFDARAAGSATPTKIAAADGKNLVMDAEGVAIAAIGEKDGYVLVSSQGDNAYVAYRLSNDSYVGRFRVVDGAIGGSEETDGIELMLGDFGPAYPGGLFIAQDGHNAAAAQNFKLVAWDDIARALGLPQ; from the coding sequence ATGAAGCCTTTCGCCCTCCCCCTCGTCAGCTTCCTCGCACTGGCCGCCTGCGCCACTGCCGAGAAGGAAGTCCCCGTTGCCGTCCGCATCGCCAACGCCACGCCGGCGGTCAACGTCACCGCACGCGGCGAGACCACCCCGGTCGGCACGCCCAATGCCGACGCGGCGGATGATCCGGCGATCTGGCGCAATGCCGCCAACCCGGCCGCCAGCCTGATCGTCGGCACCGACAAGAAGGCCGGCCTCTATGTCTATGGCCTGGACGGCAAGACCCGCGATTTCCTGGACGCCGGCCGGGTCAACAATGTCGACCTGCGCGATGGCGTGGCGGTGAACGGCCAGACCGGCATCCTGGTCGTGGCGTCGGACCGCAATGATGTCGCCAATGCCAAGCTGGCGCTGTTCCGCCTCGATAGCGTGACAGCGAAGTTGACGGCCCTCGGCAAGGTCGATGCCGGTAGGGGTGAGGCCTATGGCATCTGCCTGTACAAGGCACCGGAGGCGACCTACGCCTTCATCGTGCTGAAGGACGGGACCATCCACCAGGTCGCGCTCGATGCATCCGGCGCCACGCCGACCGGCAGGATTGTCCGCAGCATGAAGCTGGGCACCCAGTCGGAAGGCTGCGCCGTGGATGACCGCACCGGCATCCTTTATGTCGCGGAGGAAGATGTCGGCCTGTGGCGCTTCGACGCGCGCGCGGCCGGCTCCGCCACCCCAACCAAGATCGCGGCCGCCGACGGCAAGAATCTGGTCATGGATGCCGAAGGCGTCGCCATCGCCGCGATCGGCGAGAAGGACGGCTATGTCCTCGTCTCCAGCCAGGGTGACAATGCCTATGTCGCCTACCGCCTGTCCAACGACAGCTATGTCGGTCGCTTCCGCGTCGTCGATGGCGCGATTGGCGGGTCGGAGGAAACCGACGGCATCGAACTGATGCTGGGCGATTTCGGCCCGGCCTATCCCGGCGGGCTGTTCATCGCGCAGGATGGCCATAACGCGGCGGCCGCGCAGAATTTCAAGCTGGTCGCCTGGGATGACATCGCCAGGGCATTGGGTCTGCCCCAATAA
- a CDS encoding M1 family metallopeptidase: MPLSKILPFLMAAAPLAIAAPALAQTAPAGPAAGVTTQLPRGAAPSHYAIEVTPDAANLKFTGKVTIDVTVATAMPALVLNVADLTVSSVTLTPAKGKAITGTAKVDADAQTVSLDFGKPVQPGSYKLTMVYAGIINQQANGLFALDYTDNEGAAKRALFTQFEAPDARRFVPSFDEPSYKATFDLSAVVPADQLAVGNMPVKATKDIGGGKKLVTFGTSPKMSSYLLFFGLGELDRATKMAGNTEVGVITGRGNTGKAQLALDASAAILPYYNDYFGVPFPLPKLDNVAGPGQSQFFSAMENWGAIFTFERTLLVDPRFTSEETKRAIYEVAAHEMAHQWFGDLVTMAWWDDLWLNEGFASWMATKVTDKLNPEWEALLSRVDGRERAMSLDALKTTHPVVQKITTVDQVNQAFDAITYQKGEAVITMLEGYAGEDAWKAGIQSYMKSHAYGNTVTDDLWKAVEGAGAKGLVSIAHDFTSQPGIPLVKVESAQCQGGNTILTLSQGEFSRDAKDKTPLKWNVPVKAQVQGGEAQRLILQGNGQITLPGCGAYVINAGQTGYYRSLYPAANIQALAKGFSQLSSMDQTGLMADNFQLALGGYQPIGLALDLVDAVPVNGSPAVLAEVPGYLKSSYDMLEGDAAAQTKVAAYASAKLTPALTAIGYDARAGEGPQVPVLRTSLVATLGSMGDKGVVAEANRRFAALATNPAALDGPLRNVWLGIIAQNADQAAWDKLRVMAKGAQSDLEKSTLYALLGKAKDEKLGSQALDLALTDEPGKTTSAAIIGQVGVAHPMLAVDYVLAHKAQYEALIDVSARSQALARLGGGSADPAMVTKLDAYATQYLTPESRKVVDRSIAAIKTRIETRSRLKAPTAAWFAAKK; this comes from the coding sequence ATGCCCTTGTCGAAAATCCTGCCGTTCCTGATGGCGGCCGCGCCGCTGGCGATCGCCGCGCCCGCGCTGGCCCAGACCGCGCCTGCCGGCCCCGCCGCCGGCGTCACCACCCAGCTGCCCCGTGGTGCTGCGCCCAGCCATTATGCGATCGAAGTGACGCCCGATGCAGCGAACCTCAAATTCACCGGCAAGGTGACGATCGACGTCACTGTCGCCACCGCCATGCCGGCGCTGGTGCTGAACGTCGCCGACCTGACCGTCTCCAGCGTCACCCTGACCCCGGCCAAGGGCAAGGCGATCACCGGCACGGCCAAGGTGGATGCCGATGCCCAGACCGTCAGCCTCGACTTCGGCAAGCCGGTTCAGCCGGGCAGCTACAAGCTGACCATGGTCTATGCCGGCATCATCAACCAGCAGGCGAACGGCCTCTTCGCGCTCGACTATACCGACAATGAAGGCGCGGCGAAGCGCGCGCTCTTCACCCAGTTCGAGGCGCCCGACGCCCGCCGTTTCGTGCCGAGCTTTGACGAGCCGAGCTACAAGGCGACGTTCGATCTTTCCGCCGTGGTGCCGGCGGACCAGCTGGCGGTCGGCAACATGCCGGTCAAGGCGACCAAGGACATCGGCGGCGGCAAGAAGCTGGTGACCTTCGGCACCAGCCCCAAAATGTCCTCCTATCTGCTCTTCTTTGGCCTGGGCGAGCTGGACCGCGCGACCAAGATGGCGGGCAACACCGAAGTCGGCGTCATCACCGGCCGGGGCAATACCGGCAAGGCGCAGCTGGCGCTCGACGCGTCGGCGGCGATCCTGCCTTATTATAACGATTATTTCGGCGTGCCCTTCCCGCTGCCCAAGCTCGACAATGTTGCGGGTCCGGGCCAGAGCCAGTTCTTCAGCGCGATGGAGAATTGGGGCGCGATCTTCACCTTCGAACGCACCCTGCTGGTCGATCCGCGCTTCACCTCGGAAGAGACCAAGCGCGCCATCTATGAAGTGGCCGCGCATGAAATGGCGCACCAGTGGTTCGGCGATCTCGTCACCATGGCCTGGTGGGACGATCTCTGGCTGAACGAGGGCTTTGCCAGCTGGATGGCGACGAAGGTCACCGACAAGCTGAACCCGGAATGGGAAGCCCTGCTGTCGCGCGTCGATGGCCGCGAGCGGGCGATGAGCCTCGACGCGCTCAAGACCACCCACCCGGTCGTGCAGAAGATCACCACCGTCGATCAGGTGAATCAGGCGTTCGATGCCATCACCTATCAGAAGGGCGAAGCCGTCATCACCATGCTCGAAGGCTATGCCGGCGAGGATGCGTGGAAGGCGGGCATCCAGTCCTACATGAAGAGCCATGCCTACGGAAACACCGTCACCGACGATCTGTGGAAGGCGGTCGAGGGCGCGGGCGCCAAGGGCCTGGTCAGCATCGCGCATGATTTCACCAGCCAGCCGGGCATCCCGCTGGTCAAGGTGGAGAGCGCCCAATGCCAGGGCGGCAACACCATCCTGACGCTGAGCCAGGGCGAGTTCAGCCGCGACGCCAAGGACAAGACCCCGCTCAAGTGGAATGTACCGGTGAAGGCGCAGGTGCAGGGCGGCGAGGCGCAGCGCCTGATCCTGCAGGGCAATGGCCAGATCACGCTGCCGGGGTGCGGCGCGTATGTCATCAATGCGGGCCAGACCGGCTATTATCGCTCGCTCTATCCCGCCGCCAATATCCAGGCGCTGGCCAAGGGCTTCAGCCAGTTGTCCAGCATGGACCAGACCGGCCTGATGGCGGACAATTTCCAGCTGGCGCTGGGCGGATACCAGCCGATCGGCCTGGCGCTCGACCTGGTCGACGCGGTGCCGGTCAATGGCAGCCCGGCCGTGCTGGCCGAAGTGCCCGGCTATTTGAAGAGCAGCTATGACATGCTGGAGGGCGATGCCGCTGCCCAGACGAAGGTCGCGGCCTATGCCTCGGCCAAGCTGACCCCGGCGCTGACCGCCATCGGCTATGATGCCAGGGCCGGCGAAGGGCCGCAGGTGCCGGTGCTGCGCACCAGCCTGGTTGCGACGCTGGGCAGCATGGGCGACAAGGGCGTGGTGGCCGAGGCCAACCGCCGCTTCGCCGCGCTGGCGACCAACCCGGCCGCGCTCGACGGGCCCCTGCGCAATGTGTGGCTGGGCATCATCGCCCAGAATGCCGATCAGGCGGCCTGGGACAAGCTCCGCGTGATGGCCAAGGGCGCGCAGAGCGACCTCGAAAAGAGCACGCTCTACGCGCTGCTCGGCAAGGCGAAGGACGAGAAGCTGGGCAGCCAGGCGCTGGACCTCGCTTTGACCGACGAGCCGGGCAAGACCACCAGCGCGGCGATCATCGGCCAGGTGGGCGTCGCCCATCCGATGCTGGCGGTCGACTATGTGCTGGCGCACAAGGCGCAATATGAGGCGCTGATCGACGTGTCGGCGCGCAGCCAGGCGCTGGCCCGCCTTGGCGGCGGATCGGCCGACCCGGCGATGGTGACCAAGCTGGACGCCTATGCGACCCAGTATCTGACGCCGGAATCGCGCAAGGTGGTCGACCGTTCGATCGCCGCGATCAAGACCCGGATCGAGACGCGCAGCCGCCTGAAGGCGCCGACCGCGGCCTGGTTCGCGGCGAAGAAATAA
- the queF gene encoding preQ(1) synthase: MTDTPLHLGRASTLPQRPEDAVLDYVPNPRPGKPYLVRFTAPEFTSLCPVTGQPDFAHLVIDYAPGATIVESKALKLFLGSFRNHAGFHEDCTVGIGERLFTEMQPIWLRIGGYWYPRGGIPIDVFWQSGEPPAGLWLPPQDVPGYRGRG; encoded by the coding sequence ATGACCGATACCCCGCTCCATCTCGGCCGCGCCAGCACCCTGCCGCAGCGGCCCGAGGACGCCGTCCTCGACTATGTCCCCAATCCCCGTCCGGGCAAGCCCTATCTGGTGCGCTTCACGGCGCCGGAATTCACCTCGCTCTGCCCGGTGACCGGCCAGCCCGATTTCGCCCATCTGGTGATCGACTATGCGCCTGGCGCGACGATCGTCGAATCCAAGGCACTCAAGCTGTTCCTGGGCAGCTTCCGCAACCATGCCGGCTTCCACGAGGATTGCACCGTCGGCATCGGCGAGCGGCTGTTCACCGAAATGCAGCCGATCTGGCTGCGCATCGGCGGCTATTGGTATCCGCGCGGCGGCATCCCGATCGACGTCTTCTGGCAGTCGGGCGAACCGCCCGCCGGCCTGTGGCTGCCGCCGCAGGACGTGCCGGGCTATCGCGGCCGCGGCTGA
- the sseA gene encoding 3-mercaptopyruvate sulfurtransferase, translating to MDILVSTDWLAGEIGKPDLVILDASLFLPGTPRDPRAEFDAAHIPGAAFMDLPSLSDPADPVPGQLPPDALMTQRMQALGVNADSRIVVYDNSPTHSAARGWWMMRVYGLGASAAILDGGLPKWVAEGRPVESGAPAIAPGTAVARLDRAQVRSKADILANLDSGTAQLLDARGAGRFSGAEAEPRPGMASGHIPGSRNIPSSAFFAADNSLKQGEELRRLLLDAGTDLDRPIITTCGSGVTAAIILAALETLGKRDVALYDGSWSEWGFDPATPKATGPAA from the coding sequence ATGGACATTCTCGTTTCCACCGACTGGCTGGCCGGCGAAATCGGCAAGCCCGATCTCGTCATTCTCGACGCCAGCCTGTTTCTGCCCGGCACGCCGCGCGACCCGCGCGCCGAGTTCGACGCGGCCCATATCCCCGGCGCTGCCTTCATGGACCTACCGAGCCTCAGCGATCCTGCCGATCCGGTGCCGGGCCAGTTGCCGCCCGACGCGCTGATGACGCAGCGCATGCAGGCGCTGGGCGTCAATGCCGACAGCCGCATCGTCGTCTATGACAATAGCCCAACCCACAGCGCCGCGCGCGGCTGGTGGATGATGCGCGTCTATGGCCTCGGTGCATCCGCAGCGATCCTCGACGGCGGCCTGCCCAAATGGGTTGCCGAAGGCCGCCCGGTCGAAAGCGGCGCGCCCGCCATCGCACCCGGCACCGCCGTCGCCCGGCTCGACCGGGCGCAGGTGCGTAGCAAGGCGGACATCCTCGCCAATCTCGACAGCGGTACGGCGCAACTGCTCGACGCGCGCGGCGCGGGGCGCTTCAGCGGCGCCGAGGCCGAACCGCGACCCGGCATGGCGTCGGGCCATATTCCCGGCAGCCGCAACATCCCCTCCTCCGCCTTCTTTGCCGCCGACAACAGCCTGAAGCAGGGCGAGGAACTGCGCCGGCTGCTGCTGGACGCCGGCACCGATCTCGACCGGCCGATCATCACCACCTGCGGCAGCGGCGTGACTGCGGCGATCATCCTTGCGGCGCTCGAAACGCTCGGGAAGCGCGACGTTGCCCTCTATGACGGCAGCTGGTCGGAATGGGGGTTCGATCCCGCCACGCCCAAGGCGACCGGGCCGGCCGCATGA
- the metC gene encoding cystathionine beta-lyase codes for MSEDSRRPLTRLAQAGRRADWTGMPGQPGAIVSPGVWRASTILYDDVAHLRKAAGSSTHERLFYGRKGTPTSWSLADALTEMEPGAEGTMLFPSGVAAIACALMAVLRPGDQLLMVDSAYDPTRNFCEQVLKPLGVETLYYDPTIGAGIADLLTDRTRAIFLECPGSLTFEVQDVPAISAIARDRGITTLLDNTWATPLFFPALAHGVDISILACTKYIVGHSDVMMGSVTATPALFPKVRQSAYLFGQMTSPDDAWLASRGLRTLGVRLAQHQASALEIAQWLKDQPDVARVLHPALPDCPGHELWARDFSGSTGLFSFVLQGGDEAARAALIDGLAHFGIGYSWGGFESLALPVDPARYRTATQWQAEGPVIRLQIGLEDPADLIADLDAGLSRFRAARG; via the coding sequence ATGAGCGAGGACAGCAGAAGGCCGCTGACCAGGCTGGCGCAGGCTGGCCGCCGCGCCGACTGGACCGGCATGCCGGGGCAACCCGGCGCGATCGTCAGTCCGGGCGTGTGGCGCGCCTCGACCATCCTCTATGACGATGTCGCCCATCTGCGGAAGGCGGCCGGCAGCAGCACCCATGAACGGCTGTTCTATGGGCGCAAGGGCACGCCGACCAGCTGGAGCCTGGCCGACGCGCTGACCGAAATGGAGCCGGGCGCGGAGGGCACGATGCTCTTCCCCTCGGGCGTGGCGGCGATCGCCTGCGCGCTGATGGCGGTGCTGCGGCCGGGCGACCAGTTGCTGATGGTCGACAGCGCCTATGACCCGACCCGCAATTTCTGCGAACAGGTGCTGAAACCCCTCGGTGTCGAGACGCTCTATTATGACCCGACCATCGGTGCCGGCATCGCCGACCTGTTGACCGATCGCACCCGCGCCATCTTCCTGGAATGCCCCGGCAGCCTGACCTTCGAGGTGCAGGACGTGCCGGCGATCAGCGCCATCGCGCGCGATCGCGGCATCACCACCCTGCTCGACAATACCTGGGCAACGCCGCTTTTCTTCCCGGCGCTGGCCCATGGCGTCGATATTTCGATCCTCGCCTGCACCAAATATATTGTCGGCCATAGCGACGTGATGATGGGGTCGGTCACGGCCACCCCGGCGCTGTTTCCCAAGGTCCGCCAGTCCGCCTATCTGTTCGGCCAGATGACCAGCCCCGACGATGCCTGGCTCGCCAGCCGTGGCCTGCGCACGCTGGGCGTCCGCCTGGCCCAGCATCAGGCGAGCGCGCTGGAGATCGCGCAGTGGCTGAAGGACCAGCCCGACGTCGCCCGCGTGCTGCACCCCGCTTTGCCCGATTGCCCCGGCCATGAATTGTGGGCGCGCGATTTCAGCGGCTCGACCGGCCTGTTCAGCTTCGTGCTGCAGGGCGGCGACGAGGCGGCCCGCGCCGCGTTGATCGACGGGCTCGCCCATTTCGGCATCGGCTATAGCTGGGGCGGGTTCGAGAGCCTGGCCCTGCCGGTCGATCCGGCCCGCTATCGCACGGCGACCCAATGGCAGGCGGAAGGGCCGGTCATCCGGCTGCAGATCGGGCTGGAAGATCCCGCTGACCTGATCGCCGATCTCGACGCCGGTCTCTCCCGCTTCCGGGCTGCCCGCGGATGA
- a CDS encoding mechanosensitive ion channel domain-containing protein — translation MTQLSAWLARLPGNADITQPLIAVGIALLLYAIAHSAARLLAPRVKDRLPALSELVSTHVRPMLRHAISVPLFATALALWPADSIAHLILGAALAFAVALFALHLLQALSFPRWAITPLALLLFVMVISGSSGGIAPVGSMLDDVALTLGKRRISLLDILSVAATLVALLAGIRLANRLIRRSIQKAPDLDPTQKLLGQKLAGIAVVIAAFFIGIDILGIDLTAFTVFSGALGLAVGFGLQKTVGNLIAGIILLMDRSIKPGDVIAVGDSFGWVSKIGVRAVSIITRDGKKHLIPNEILMTQEVENWSYSDRNIRVRIPVGISNDSDIALAQQLMLDAAKESPRALKHPEPKVWLTALGQYRLEHEIRVWISDPENGVGGVTSDVLMRVLDKFKAHGIIMPYPRQVIELRQPQQRHDSAMNDPGEPDRSQF, via the coding sequence ATGACGCAACTGTCCGCATGGCTGGCCCGACTGCCGGGCAATGCGGACATCACACAGCCGCTGATCGCGGTCGGCATCGCGCTGCTACTCTATGCCATCGCCCATAGCGCGGCGCGCCTGCTGGCGCCACGGGTGAAGGACAGGCTGCCCGCGCTCAGCGAACTGGTCTCTACCCATGTTCGCCCGATGCTGCGCCACGCCATCAGCGTACCGCTGTTCGCGACGGCGCTGGCGCTGTGGCCGGCGGACAGCATCGCCCATCTGATCCTGGGCGCAGCGCTCGCCTTTGCCGTCGCCCTGTTCGCGCTGCATCTGCTGCAGGCGCTCAGCTTCCCGCGCTGGGCGATCACCCCGCTCGCCCTGCTGCTGTTCGTCATGGTGATATCGGGCAGCAGCGGCGGCATCGCGCCGGTGGGGTCAATGCTCGACGATGTCGCGCTGACGCTGGGCAAGCGGCGGATCAGCCTGCTCGACATCCTGTCGGTCGCGGCGACATTGGTCGCGCTGCTTGCCGGCATACGCCTTGCCAACCGGCTGATCCGGCGCAGCATCCAGAAGGCGCCCGATCTCGACCCGACCCAGAAATTGCTGGGCCAGAAGCTGGCCGGCATCGCCGTGGTCATCGCCGCCTTCTTCATCGGCATCGACATATTGGGGATCGACCTTACCGCCTTCACCGTCTTTTCCGGCGCGCTGGGTCTGGCGGTCGGCTTCGGCCTGCAGAAGACGGTCGGCAATCTGATCGCCGGAATCATCCTGCTGATGGACCGGTCGATCAAGCCGGGCGACGTGATCGCCGTCGGCGACAGTTTCGGCTGGGTCAGCAAGATCGGCGTGCGCGCCGTGTCAATCATCACCCGCGACGGCAAGAAGCACCTTATCCCCAACGAAATCCTGATGACGCAGGAGGTGGAGAACTGGTCCTATTCGGACCGCAATATCCGCGTCCGCATCCCGGTGGGGATCAGCAACGACAGCGACATCGCGCTGGCCCAGCAACTGATGCTGGACGCCGCGAAGGAAAGCCCGCGCGCGCTCAAGCATCCCGAGCCCAAAGTGTGGCTGACGGCGCTGGGCCAATATCGGCTGGAGCATGAGATTCGTGTCTGGATCAGCGATCCGGAAAATGGCGTGGGCGGCGTGACGTCGGACGTGCTGATGCGGGTGTTGGACAAGTTCAAGGCGCACGGCATCATCATGCCCTATCCGCGCCAGGTCATCGAACTACGGCAACCGCAGCAGAGACATGATTCAGCAATGAACGACCCTGGCGAGCCGGACCGTTCACAATTCTGA
- a CDS encoding TorF family putative porin codes for MRKSILGLSAFALVALSAPAMAQDEPAPAVTVTGNAAVVTDYRFRGISQTNKKFALQGGITVTHESGFYVSTWGSSIDEYVANGSDQELDLIGGYSTTVGGATIDVGVLYYYYPGNAGANTDFVEPYASIKGTFGPATAKLTANYAPKAKALTVGNGKEDNLYLAGDVSASIPNTPLSVSAHLGHSFGPSYLTIGKEYTDWNIGATYTWGHLTFGVSYVDTDKSLYSSAGHNISKAGVVGSLTASF; via the coding sequence ATGCGTAAGTCCATTCTCGGCCTCTCGGCCTTCGCTCTTGTTGCGCTGTCGGCACCCGCCATGGCCCAGGATGAGCCCGCTCCCGCGGTGACCGTCACCGGCAATGCCGCCGTCGTCACCGACTATCGCTTCCGCGGCATTTCGCAGACCAACAAGAAGTTCGCGCTGCAGGGCGGCATCACCGTCACTCATGAATCGGGCTTCTATGTCTCGACCTGGGGCAGCTCGATCGACGAATATGTCGCCAACGGCTCGGACCAGGAACTCGACCTGATCGGCGGCTATTCGACCACGGTCGGCGGTGCGACGATCGACGTCGGCGTCCTCTATTATTACTATCCGGGCAATGCCGGTGCGAACACCGACTTCGTCGAGCCCTATGCCTCGATCAAGGGCACGTTCGGCCCCGCCACCGCCAAGCTGACCGCCAACTACGCCCCCAAGGCGAAGGCGCTGACCGTCGGCAATGGCAAGGAAGACAATCTCTACCTCGCCGGCGACGTCTCGGCCTCGATCCCCAACACCCCGCTGAGCGTGTCGGCGCATCTGGGCCACAGCTTCGGCCCGAGCTACCTGACCATTGGCAAGGAATATACCGACTGGAATATCGGCGCGACCTACACCTGGGGTCACCTGACCTTCGGCGTATCCTATGTCGATACCGACAAGTCGCTCTATTCGTCGGCAGGCCACAATATCAGCAAGGCCGGCGTGGTCGGTTCGCTCACCGCCTCCTTCTGA
- a CDS encoding sterol desaturase family protein, with amino-acid sequence MPPIALLLLFVATIALMEGFAYVMHRWVMHGPGWFLHASHHRPRTGFFEANDLYFVIFAMPSILLLLGGVQWGWGNWATAVGAGVAAYGAIYLGFHDIIVHQRVRHRYVARSRYMKRIVQAHRLHHAVETKDGTVSFGFLIAPHPADLKRELGRRGRAGVRAAKTSA; translated from the coding sequence ATGCCTCCGATCGCTCTTCTGCTGCTCTTCGTCGCCACGATCGCGCTGATGGAGGGCTTTGCCTATGTGATGCATCGCTGGGTGATGCACGGGCCGGGATGGTTCCTCCATGCCAGCCACCACCGCCCCCGCACGGGCTTCTTCGAGGCCAATGACCTTTATTTCGTGATCTTTGCCATGCCCTCCATCCTGCTGCTGCTGGGCGGGGTGCAATGGGGCTGGGGCAACTGGGCAACCGCCGTTGGCGCCGGCGTCGCCGCCTATGGCGCCATCTATCTCGGCTTCCACGACATCATCGTCCACCAGCGGGTACGCCACCGCTATGTCGCCCGCTCGCGCTACATGAAGCGGATCGTCCAGGCGCATCGGCTGCACCATGCGGTCGAGACCAAGGACGGCACGGTCAGCTTCGGCTTCCTGATCGCGCCCCACCCCGCGGACCTGAAACGCGAACTGGGGCGGCGCGGCCGGGCCGGCGTGCGCGCGGCAAAAACTAGCGCTTAG
- a CDS encoding methyltransferase domain-containing protein, with protein MIHRQVAALGASLLLAACGQWSGGNQSERAAGAASFPRADRPVAPIVSTRWSSEEARDRVNEAEDIMDRAGIRPGMTIADIGAGEGYYTVRLAKRVGAKGRVLAEDILPEVIDALSRRITREDWTNVSVKLGAPEDPKLPENSFDRIFMVHMYHEIAEPYAFLWHLSPALKADGELIVVDADRPTDQHGTPRRLLTCELAAMGFRLEEMIAKPTAGGYMARFRRSTARPDPSSIVPCALRG; from the coding sequence ATGATCCACCGGCAGGTGGCCGCATTGGGGGCGTCGCTCCTGCTGGCTGCCTGCGGCCAGTGGTCGGGCGGCAACCAGTCGGAACGCGCGGCCGGCGCCGCGTCCTTCCCCCGCGCCGACCGGCCGGTGGCGCCGATCGTGTCGACCCGCTGGTCGAGCGAGGAAGCGCGCGACCGGGTCAATGAGGCGGAGGATATCATGGACCGGGCCGGCATCCGGCCGGGCATGACCATTGCCGATATCGGTGCGGGCGAGGGCTATTATACCGTGCGTCTGGCCAAGCGCGTCGGCGCCAAGGGGCGGGTGCTGGCCGAGGATATATTGCCCGAGGTGATCGATGCGCTCAGCCGTCGCATCACCCGCGAGGATTGGACCAATGTCAGCGTGAAGCTGGGCGCGCCGGAAGATCCCAAGCTGCCCGAAAACAGCTTCGACCGCATCTTCATGGTCCATATGTATCATGAGATCGCCGAACCCTATGCGTTCCTGTGGCATCTCAGCCCGGCGCTCAAGGCCGATGGCGAACTGATCGTGGTCGATGCCGATCGCCCGACCGACCAGCATGGCACGCCCCGGCGCCTGCTCACCTGCGAACTGGCGGCGATGGGCTTCCGGCTGGAGGAGATGATCGCCAAGCCGACCGCCGGCGGCTATATGGCCCGCTTCCGCCGCAGCACCGCCCGCCCCGATCCGTCCAGCATCGTCCCCTGCGCGCTGCGGGGATAG
- the prfB gene encoding peptide chain release factor 2 yields MRAEAQQYIDRIDAALDLLRRFLDWDRALRRLDELNARVEDPTLWDNAKLAQEVMRERTRLDSAIGATRAIEAEKTDNAELIEMAEAEGDEDMVSEAIAALKALAERADEDKIKALLAGEADASDTYLEIHAGAGGTESQDWAEILSRMYRRWAERRGYKVELVDYQAGETAGIKSATFLIKGENAYGYAKTESGVHRLVRISPYDSAARRHTSFSSVWVYPVIDDNIDIEVKESDLKIDTYRASGAGGQHVNTTDSAVRITHVPSGIIVASQNDRSQHKNRATAMNMLKARLYEAELRKREEAASTDYAAKTEIGWGHQIRSYVLQPYQLVKDLRTGVTSTAPDDVLDGALDPFMAAALSQKVTGEKVDVEDVD; encoded by the coding sequence ATGCGCGCCGAAGCGCAGCAATATATCGACCGTATCGACGCCGCGCTGGACCTGCTGCGCCGCTTCCTCGACTGGGACCGTGCGCTGCGCCGGCTGGACGAGCTGAATGCCCGCGTCGAGGATCCGACCCTGTGGGACAATGCCAAGCTGGCGCAGGAGGTGATGCGCGAGCGCACCCGTCTTGACAGCGCGATCGGCGCCACCCGCGCGATCGAGGCTGAAAAGACCGACAATGCCGAACTCATCGAAATGGCCGAGGCCGAAGGCGATGAGGATATGGTCTCCGAAGCCATCGCCGCGCTGAAGGCGCTGGCCGAGCGCGCCGACGAGGACAAGATCAAGGCGTTGCTGGCGGGCGAAGCCGATGCCAGCGACACCTATCTGGAAATCCACGCCGGCGCCGGCGGCACCGAAAGCCAGGACTGGGCCGAAATCCTGTCGCGCATGTATCGCCGCTGGGCCGAACGGCGCGGCTATAAGGTGGAACTGGTCGATTATCAGGCGGGCGAAACCGCCGGCATCAAGTCGGCCACCTTCCTCATCAAGGGCGAGAATGCCTATGGCTATGCCAAGACCGAAAGCGGCGTCCACCGCCTGGTCCGCATCAGTCCCTATGACAGCGCTGCGCGCCGCCACACCAGCTTCTCGTCGGTCTGGGTCTACCCGGTGATCGACGACAATATCGATATCGAGGTCAAGGAATCCGACCTCAAGATCGACACCTATCGCGCCTCGGGTGCGGGCGGCCAGCACGTCAACACCACCGACTCCGCGGTCCGCATCACCCACGTCCCCTCGGGCATCATCGTGGCGTCGCAGAATGACCGATCGCAGCACAAGAACCGCGCCACCGCGATGAATATGCTCAAGGCGCGTCTGTACGAGGCCGAACTGCGCAAGCGCGAGGAAGCTGCATCGACCGACTATGCCGCCAAGACCGAGATCGGCTGGGGTCACCAGATCCGTTCCTATGTGCTCCAGCCCTATCAGCTGGTGAAGGATTTGCGCACCGGCGTCACCTCGACCGCCCCGGACGATGTGCTCGATGGCGCGCTCGATCCGTTCATGGCCGCTGCCCTGTCGCAGAAGGTCACGGGCGAGAAGGTCGATGTGGAGGATGTGGATTAA